Below is a genomic region from Mucilaginibacter auburnensis.
GTTTCGTAATTACGCTTTTCGGCTTTGATCAGCTTCTTCTCCAGGTTATCCAACGCTTTTTTCAAACGTATTTGCACCGCTTCAGTTGATGGTACCAACGATACATCAATACGCGAAGCATTAGCTTTTATTTGCTCAAATACAGCCTGCAACTGCTGCCATTCATTTTGTAACGAGAGCTTATTTTCACTGTGCTGCTGTACCCATTGCGCCTTTATTGCATCAGCAGACTTGAACAAGTCAGCTATTGATAATTCCATGCGTTTTACTTTCCCAGCGGTATCTTTACGCATTACCATAGCGGAATTACGCAATATTAATATAGGAAAATCAACCCCGTAAAAATCAAAATTTGATTTTAGTTCCAGCCAGTACACTACTTCTGCCCCACCGCCTACATACGCTATGTTGGGTAATATACACTCCTGGTACAGCGGTCGCATTACTACGTTAGGGCTGAACCGTTCAGGGTGTTTATTGATCTGTTCGCGCAGTTGCTCCTCCGTAAAAGTTATTTCGGTATCATTTACTTTATATAAACCGTCTTCATAAATCAAGCGTTCCCGTAACGCACCGCCCTTCATGTAAAAGAAGTTGATCTCGCGTGGGTTTACCTGTATGTGTACGCCTAAATCGTGTAGCTTTTTGTTAGTATCGGTTATATTTTTAAAACTGTTCTGTTCAAAAACGTCACGCTCAATTATGGGCGCGAACTGTTTTTTAAGGCGGGTATTGTCGGCATCAATAATAATTAAACCATACTGGCCAAACAGGGCGTTTACCATGTATCGGGTAGCATCGGCCAGTTTATCAAAGCGGGTGTAGGCGGTCTCTACAATTTCGGCCAGTTCAGAGCCAAACTGTTCCATACCTAACACTCCCTTATACTGGTTAAGCGCCTGACGCATGGTTTCCGGATTAATGCGCCCCGTAGCTCCAGATGCATCCAGCCACCAATGCACTTTTTTACCGCCGATGTAGGTATAACTTATCTCAGCAAAGTCATGATCTTCTGAGGCCATCCAGTAAACAGGCACAAAGTTTTTATCTGGGTGTTTTTCCTTTAACTGTTGGGCCAGTTTAATAGCTGTTACTATTTTATAAATAAAGTAAAGCGGACCAGCAAATATATTGAGTTGGTGGCCGGTAGTAATGGTATACGTGTTATCTTCCTTAAGCAGGTTGATGTTATTTTGCACCGCTCCGG
It encodes:
- the bshC gene encoding bacillithiol biosynthesis cysteine-adding enzyme BshC — encoded protein: MDVACISYKDTGFFSSTVTDYIEGKPELKPFYGYKPDFDGFAELLKNKKVIANREILSNVLNEQYQIIVKYARIWNSNFCIPGAVQNNINLLKEDNTYTITTGHQLNIFAGPLYFIYKIVTAIKLAQQLKEKHPDKNFVPVYWMASEDHDFAEISYTYIGGKKVHWWLDASGATGRINPETMRQALNQYKGVLGMEQFGSELAEIVETAYTRFDKLADATRYMVNALFGQYGLIIIDADNTRLKKQFAPIIERDVFEQNSFKNITDTNKKLHDLGVHIQVNPREINFFYMKGGALRERLIYEDGLYKVNDTEITFTEEQLREQINKHPERFSPNVVMRPLYQECILPNIAYVGGGAEVVYWLELKSNFDFYGVDFPILILRNSAMVMRKDTAGKVKRMELSIADLFKSADAIKAQWVQQHSENKLSLQNEWQQLQAVFEQIKANASRIDVSLVPSTEAVQIRLKKALDNLEKKLIKAEKRNYETRLGQIDAIKAELFPNGSLQERTENFGMLYVRCGQNFIDELVRLFEPLDFEFAVLTE